The Streptococcus mitis genome has a segment encoding these proteins:
- a CDS encoding DUF951 domain-containing protein, which translates to MYQVGNFVEMKKPHACTIKSTGKKANRWEITRVGADIKIKCSNCDHIVMMGRYDFDRKMNKIID; encoded by the coding sequence ATGTATCAAGTTGGAAATTTTGTTGAGATGAAAAAACCACATGCTTGTACTATTAAGTCAACTGGTAAAAAAGCCAATCGTTGGGAAATTACACGTGTAGGGGCAGATATCAAAATCAAATGCAGTAATTGTGACCATATTGTCATGATGGGACGCTATGATTTTGATCGAAAAATGAATAAAATTATTGACTGA
- the dnaA gene encoding chromosomal replication initiator protein DnaA — MKEKQFWNRILEFAQERLTRSMYDFYAIQAELIKVEENVATIFLPRSEMEMVWEKQLKDIIVVAGFEIYDAEITPHYIFTKPQDTAVSQVEETTNSTLYDYSPKLSSIPYSDTGLKEKYTFDNFIQGDGNVWAVSAALAVSEDLALTYNPLFIYGGPGLGKTHLLNAIGNEILKNIPDARVKYIPAESFINDFLEHLRLGEMDKFKKTYRSLDLLLIDDIQSLSGKKVATQEEFFNTFNVLHNNQKQIVLTSDRSPKHLEGLEERLVTRFSWGLTQNITPPDFETRIAILQSKTEHLDYHFQSDTLEYLAGQFDSNVRELEGAINDITLIARVKKIKDITIDIAAEAIRARKQDVNQMLVIPIDKIQNEVGNFYGVSIKEIKGSRRLQNIVLARQVAMYLSRELTDNSLPKIGKEFGGKDHTTVIHAHAKIKSLIDEDDNLRLEIESIKKKIK, encoded by the coding sequence TTGAAAGAAAAACAATTTTGGAATCGTATATTAGAATTTGCTCAAGAAAGACTGACTCGATCCATGTATGATTTCTATGCTATTCAAGCTGAACTCATCAAGGTAGAGGAAAATGTTGCCACTATATTTTTACCACGATCTGAAATGGAAATGGTCTGGGAAAAACAACTAAAAGATATTATTGTAGTTGCTGGTTTTGAAATTTATGATGCTGAGATAACTCCCCACTATATTTTCACCAAACCTCAAGATACGGCTGTCTCACAAGTTGAAGAAACTACCAATTCAACTCTTTATGACTATAGTCCAAAGTTATCATCTATTCCTTATTCGGATACTGGATTAAAAGAAAAGTATACCTTTGATAATTTTATTCAAGGGGATGGAAATGTTTGGGCAGTATCAGCCGCTTTGGCTGTCTCTGAAGATTTGGCCTTGACCTATAATCCTCTTTTTATCTATGGAGGACCTGGCCTTGGTAAAACTCACTTACTCAATGCAATTGGGAATGAGATTTTGAAAAATATTCCTGATGCGCGTGTGAAGTACATCCCTGCTGAAAGCTTTATCAACGACTTTCTTGAACATCTGAGACTTGGTGAAATGGATAAGTTCAAAAAAACCTACCGTAGCCTCGATCTCTTGTTAATTGATGATATCCAATCGCTGAGTGGAAAAAAAGTTGCAACTCAAGAAGAATTTTTCAATACTTTCAATGTTCTCCATAACAATCAAAAACAAATTGTTCTGACTAGTGATCGTAGCCCTAAACACCTAGAGGGCCTTGAAGAACGGCTTGTGACACGCTTTAGCTGGGGCTTGACGCAAAACATCACACCACCTGACTTTGAGACACGTATTGCCATTTTACAAAGCAAAACAGAGCATTTAGACTACCATTTCCAAAGTGATACCCTAGAATACCTTGCTGGTCAATTTGATTCAAACGTCCGAGAACTTGAAGGAGCAATCAACGACATTACTTTAATTGCCAGAGTGAAGAAGATTAAGGATATCACTATTGATATCGCTGCAGAGGCTATTCGAGCACGTAAACAAGATGTTAACCAAATGCTCGTCATCCCAATTGATAAAATCCAAAATGAAGTGGGTAACTTTTATGGTGTCAGTATCAAAGAAATAAAGGGAAGCAGACGCCTTCAAAATATTGTGTTAGCCCGTCAAGTAGCCATGTATTTATCTAGAGAACTAACAGATAATAGTCTTCCAAAAATTGGGAAGGAATTTGGTGGAAAAGACCATACAACAGTTATTCATGCCCATGCCAAAATTAAATCTTTGATTGATGAAGACGATAATTTACGTTTAGAAATTGAATCAATCAAAAAGAAAATTAAATAA
- the dnaN gene encoding DNA polymerase III subunit beta — translation MIHFSINKNLFLQALNTTKRAISSKNAIPILSTVKIDVTNEGVTLIGSNGQISIENFISQKNEDAGLLITSLGSILLEASFFINVVSSLPDVTLDFKEIEQNQIVLTSGKSEITLKGKDSEQYPRIQEISASTPLILETKLLKKIINETAFAASTQESRPILTGVHFVLSQHKELKTVATDSHRLSQKKLTLEKNSDDFDVVIPSRSLREFSAVFTDDIETVEIFFANNQILFRSENISFYTRLLEGNYPDTDRLIPTDFNTTITFDVVNLRQSMERARLLSSATQNGTVKLEIKDGVVSAHVHSPEVGKVNEEIDTDQVTGEDLTISFNPTYLIDSLKALNSEKVTISFISAVRPFTLVPADTDEDFMQLITPVRTN, via the coding sequence ATGATTCATTTTTCAATTAATAAAAATTTATTTCTACAAGCCTTAAATACTACTAAGAGAGCCATTAGCTCTAAAAATGCCATTCCTATTTTATCAACAGTCAAAATTGACGTGACCAATGAAGGTGTTACTTTAATTGGTTCAAATGGTCAAATTTCAATTGAAAATTTTATTTCTCAAAAAAATGAAGATGCTGGTTTGTTAATTACTTCTTTAGGTTCGATCCTTCTTGAAGCTTCTTTTTTTATCAATGTTGTCTCTAGTCTACCTGATGTGACTCTTGATTTTAAAGAAATTGAACAAAATCAAATTGTTTTAACCAGCGGCAAATCAGAAATTACCCTAAAAGGAAAAGATAGTGAACAATATCCACGAATTCAAGAAATTTCAGCAAGCACTCCTTTAATTCTTGAAACAAAATTACTCAAGAAAATTATCAATGAAACAGCTTTTGCTGCAAGTACACAAGAGAGTCGTCCAATTTTAACTGGTGTTCATTTTGTATTGAGTCAACATAAGGAGCTAAAAACAGTTGCAACAGACTCTCATCGCCTAAGCCAGAAAAAATTAACGCTTGAGAAAAATAGTGATGATTTTGATGTTGTTATTCCTAGCCGTTCGTTACGCGAATTTTCAGCAGTATTTACAGATGATATTGAAACTGTAGAGATTTTCTTTGCCAATAACCAAATCCTCTTTAGAAGCGAAAATATTAGCTTCTATACTCGTCTCCTAGAAGGAAACTATCCTGACACAGATCGTTTGATTCCAACAGACTTTAACACTACAATTACTTTTGATGTGGTAAACTTACGTCAGTCAATGGAGCGTGCTCGTCTTTTATCAAGTGCGACTCAAAATGGTACTGTGAAACTTGAAATTAAAGATGGGGTTGTTAGCGCCCATGTTCACTCTCCAGAAGTTGGTAAAGTAAACGAAGAAATCGATACTGATCAGGTTACTGGTGAAGATTTGACCATTAGTTTCAACCCAACTTACTTGATTGATTCACTCAAGGCTTTAAATAGCGAAAAGGTGACCATTAGCTTTATCTCAGCTGTTCGTCCATTTACTCTTGTGCCAGCAGATACTGACGAGGACTTCATGCAACTTATCACCCCAGTTCGTACAAATTAA